In Humulus lupulus chromosome 7, drHumLupu1.1, whole genome shotgun sequence, the following are encoded in one genomic region:
- the LOC133792558 gene encoding uncharacterized protein LOC133792558, translating into MSPLPRFVVLKSAYNGKYLTKVTKETSSQTELPETFLNFRGEDMESPLAKFELVTAKTDRRFVHIRCCYNMKYLTRLSPNHLWIVAAANRPVEDEDTFSCTMFQPIKADDYRKENHFRFVHVQSKHHACLWRAHQPYTDGLFAGSDQKDRDKCDVYKVFDWESIIPETVAFRRSSDKKYLTATTIDGLTYLQFSTTALSDKTVAHQIIHVSDGYVRIKSLSTGTFWKRSSTSNWIFASGDCSADDIDQNTLFIPVKLDENEVAYRNNGNQMFCKSRSPDSKRECLIASAPDLSDVAKLELVDCNDPLI; encoded by the coding sequence ATGTCTCCATTGCCAAGGTTTGTTGTACTCAAATCCGCATACAACGGAAAATACTTGACGAAGGTGACAAAAGAAACAAGTTCCCAAACCGAGTTGCCGGAAACGTTTCTGAATTTTCGAGGAGAGGACATGGAGAGTCCTTTGGCAAAGTTCGAACTAGTGACAGCGAAGACAGACCGGAGATTCGTCCACATTCGGTGCTGTTACAACATGAAGTACTTGACACGGCTAAGTCCAAATCATCTATGGATTGTTGCAGCGGCAAATAGACCCGTAGAAGACGAGGACACATTCTCATGCACCATGTTCCAGCCTATCAAAGCGGACGACTACAGAAAGGAAAATCATTTCCGATTTGTCCACGTCCAATCCAAGCACCATGCTTGTCTCTGGAGAGCGCATCAGCCTTACACAGATGGTCTTTTCGCAGGATCAGACCAGAAAGACCGTGACAAGTGCGATGTGTACAAAGTATTCGATTGGGAGTCGATAATTCCCGAAACTGTGGCCTTCAGGCGGAGCAGCGACAAGAAATATCTCACCGCCACTACGATTGATGGCTTAACGTATCTGCAGTTCAGTACCACTGCACTCAGCGACAAAACTGTAGCACATCAGATAATCCATGTTAGCGATGGATATGTCCGGATAAAATCCCTTTCGACTGGAACTTTCTGGAAGCGCAGCAGCACATCCAACTGGATTTTTGCCTCCGGCGACTGTTCCGCCGACGACATAGACCAAAACACACTGTTCATTCCTGTCAAACTCGACGAGAACGAAGTCGCATACCGCAATAATGGAAACCAGATGTTCTGCAAGAGTCGTTCCCCGGACAGCAAGAGAGAGTGTCTCATTGCCTCTGCGCCGGACCTGTCTGATGTGGCCAAGCTTGAGCTGGtggactgtaatgacccactaatctag